Proteins encoded together in one Gigantopelta aegis isolate Gae_Host chromosome 8, Gae_host_genome, whole genome shotgun sequence window:
- the LOC121379594 gene encoding transmembrane protein 26-like, translated as MKSSLRDIFWAFVVRLILICHTFVAYWRITDVTQNGTYWYLLILNVLVLGETFYRIKVKRGKEAKWFCPCFLFYLICTVPAIYILELDRLEAYNKIFNDQNITQSVGLSTFQGVTLPITLNPDIWVSVIEQSMLFLMILGRWLLPRGGLSRDQLSQLLFVYIGMGSDNMELFVLFEESPVRQDRLLTFGILGIWTISLIQFSVVLTATKKSKSKTKSRVTPSGSEDLVEHKESCVVGCFRTELWSLVLTFCCQDGPYLSIRLYAMIAHRLITYSIIFFTCKNLFIIGLLLYRLFVMCFDKEDEDSPKEDIVTRPRKSQLWPRRLPRNSTSSVISEQRNGVNGQMSPNDSVFERNDYRRQPSSNSKGSKKLSVISLDI; from the exons ATGAAATCCTCACTACGGGACATCTTCTGGGCGTTCGTGGTTCGCCTGATTCTCATCTGTCACACGTTTGTCGCCTACTGGCGCATCACGGATGTCACGCAGAACGGCACTTATTGGTATCTGCTCATCCTCAACGTTTTAGTGTTGGGCGAAACGTTTTACAGAATCAAAGTCAAGCGTGGCAAAGAAGCAAAATG GTTCTGTCCCTGCTTCCTGTTTTACCTGATCTGCACCGTTCCAGCGATATACATCCTAGAGCTGGATCGCCTGGAGGCTTACAACAAGATCTTTAACGATCAGAATATAACACAGAGCGTTGGTCTGTCCACGTTTCAAGGG GTAACTTTGCCAATCACTTTGAACCCAGATATCTGGGTGTCCGTCATCGAACAGTCCATGCTCTTTCTCATGATTCTGGGACGCTGGCTGCTACCAAGAGGCGGGCTGTCTCGTGATCAACTCTCCCAGCTCCTGTTCGTGTACATCGGCATGGGGTCAGACAACATGGAACTGTTCGTCCTGTTCGAGGAGTCCCCCGTGAGACAGGACCGACTCTTGACGTTCGGGATCCTCGGCATCTGGACGATCAGTCTGATCCAGTTCAGCGTGGTTCTCACGGCCACGAAGAAGTCGAAGTCAAAAACCAAGAGCAGAGTAACTCCTTCAG GTTCAGAAGATCTTGTCGAGCACAAGGAATCGTGTGTTGTCGGCTGCTTCAGAACGGAACTGTGGAGTCTGGTTCTGACGTTCTGCTGTCAGGATGGACCCTACCTGTCGATTCGCCTCTACGCCATGATAGCACACCGACTCATCACCTACAGCATCATCTTTTTCACATGCAAGAACCTCTTTATCATAGGACTGCTGCTGTACCGTCTGTTCGTGATGTGCTTTGACAAAGAGGACGAGGATTCTCCCAAAGAGGACATTGTGACTAGGCCCAGGAAATCACAACTCTGGCCCAGAAGACTTCCTCGCAATTCTACAAGCTCCGTGATCAGCGAACAGAGAAATGGGGTCAATGGTCAAATGTCGCCGAATGATTCGGTTTTCGAACGAAATGATTATCGTAGGCAGCCGTCCTCAAATTCAAAAGGAAGCAAGAAACTTTCGGTTATTTCTTTAGACATATGA